The genome window CTCGCCAGTGCTCGGAGGAATGCGGCCTCGGAGACCACCGGGACACCGCATTCACGGGCTCGCTTGGCCTTGCCCGACATCGAGTCCGGGTCGGCCGCGGCGAGCACGCGCGTTTGCCTGCTGACCGAGGTGGTGACGCGGATCCCGGCCGCGGCGGCCTCCGCCACGATCTCCGCGCGCCCCCGGTGCATGTCCCCGGTCAGCACCACCTTGTCGCCGGGCCGCAGGGTGAGGCCACCGACCTTCCGCGTGTCCCTCGGAGCGGGTACCCGCACGGCATCGCGCTCCTCGTCGATCATCGTCGCGACGATCCCGGGATCGAGGGCCAGCAGCGTGGCGACGGTGAGCAGATCGTTCCGCTCTTCGTCGGTGACCACCTGGTCCGCCCAGGCTTCGCGCGCCAGGTCGCGCAAGTAGCTCAGGTGCAGGGCCACGACTTCGTTCTTGTGCAGGCCGAGGTCGTGGGCGACTTCGACGAGTGCGTCGCCTTCGGTGGCCGAGATCTGCCGGTCGAGCAAGGCGTCGTCGAGCATCGCGAAGTACGCGTCGACCGCCGGTTCGCCGTCACGCGGCAGCCGTTCGACGAGCCTCGCGAGGAAGTGCGGCTCGACGTGCCCGACCGCCGTGCGCTGAACGGTGCGTACCGCGCTTCGATCGAGCCGGGGCCAGTCCCAGCTCGCCGCACGCAGCTGGGCTTCGGTCGCGGCAACGGCGTTCGGTGCGGTCCGCAAGAAGAACCCGAGCAGGTCACCGGCTCCCCGTGCGTCGTCGAGCGCGGTGTGCCACGAACGCTCGGGCAGCCTCGCCGCGGCGCAGCAGTCGATCAAGGACCGCCCGGAGCCCAGTCGCGCCCGGCCTGCCGCGCGCATGGTGCAGAGCCCGGCGTCGGTCTCGAACGGCGTGTCGATGCCCAGCCTGCCGAATTCCGCACGCAGGTGCATCGCGTCGAACGCCCAGTTGTGCGCGACCACCACGCGACCGCTCAGCCGCTCGACGAGTTCCCCGGTGAGGTCCTCGAACCGGGGCGCCCGGCGCGCGTCGGAGGCCCGGATACCGTGGATGGCCTGGGGACCCAGGTCGCGATCGGGATTGACCAGCGTCACCCACTCATCGGTGACGTTCCCGTGCGGGTCCACGTGAACGACCGCGATCTCCGCGACGCGGTGGTGCCAGCCGGTGAGGATCCCGGTGGTCTCGGTGTCGACGACGGCATAGCCGTGTGCGGGCTTCACAGCGGCAGCCGGTTCGAGCCGGCGGCTTGGACGGCGGCCAACCACCCGGGCGGCAGCGGTTCGGCGTCCCCGTGCGCGGCCTGTACGTACCGGCGGCGGCCCTTCACCTGCTCGGTTTCCGCCCAGACCGCTAGCAGCCACCTCAGCGTGCGCGCGATCGAAAGGACTTCGGAGACCACGGGCGTCCCGGGTGCGGCCGAAATGCGGGCTACCCGTTGCAGCGAAGCGAAGTCCTCGATCTCGGTGTCGAGGGGGAGGTCGTGCGTCCACTCCAGCGGGGTGATCGTCTTGCTCTCCTTGCGCGCGGCCTCGACCGTGAGGTCATACTGCCTTCGCCGCCGGGCGGCTTCACGGAACGCGTCCACCGGCGAAAACAGCTGCCGCTGCCACCAGCCGTCCTCGATGCCGGACTCCGCCGCGGCGGTCAGCCGCTTGAGCCACTCCGGCAGCTCGTCCGCGTGCACGGCGGCGATCGCGCGCCGCTCGACGAGGGTCAGGAGACGCCGTGCCGTCTCCGTGGAGGTGAACGCTTCGGTCACGGGGACGATCCACGCCCCGGTGGGTTCGCCGCCCGGGCTGACGTGCCAGATCGCCAGCGACTCGGCCTCGTGGTCACCGGTGCCCACACAGAGCACGGCGCTCCCCGGCGCCCGCAGCGCCTCGAGTCTCTCGAACGGTTCCACCATGGTCAGGTCCGTCACCGACCGCCTCCTTCGTCGACCGACATCAAGTCGCCGACGCGGGCGGGTTGTTACACGGCGAAGTCCGCACGGCCGCCGCAATCGCGCTGATGGGCCGTTGAGCCGCCGGTGAAGCGCTACTGTCGCGCCATGAATTCGCGAAGTCCTCGCGCCGGGGACGCCGTCGATCCCTGGGATGAACCCGATCCCGCGCTCGCCGTCGCGTTGCGGGAGCTGTCGTGGTACCGGCGGAACGCCGACTACAACCGGCTGGCGAACCGGGTCACCGAAGTCGTCCTGCTGCTGGGTTCCGCGGCCACCACCGTCGCCGCCGCGCTCGGGGCCACCGCTTGGGTCACCGCCGTGCTGGCCGCGACCACCCTGGTCGTCACCGGGCTGCGGCGGTCCTTCGACTGGCACGAGAACTGGGTCGAGTTCATCGCCCGCTGGTCGGAGCTGCGCAGCGTCGTCCACCAGTACCGCCTGCAGCCCGAAGACCGCCGCGGGGAGGCGGAGCGGCGGGCGCTGCTCGCCGCCGTCGACGAGGTCGTTGCCTCGGAGACCCAGCGGTGGGCGTCCCGGCGGCGCAAGCTGCAGGAGAGCACCAGCCGGTCGTGAGTGGCAGGCAGGCCTGGCCTGCCACCCACGACCCGCGGCGCTAGCGGACCGCCGTCGTGCCCAGCAGTTCGTTGTCGGCGGGGCGGGCGTCGCCGGGGTAGGGGGCGTCGATGCTCGCCACCACCTTGAACGACGTCTTGCCCGCCGCGACGTCCGCCGCGGTGTAGGTGTAGGCGAACGGGAACACCACCTTGCGGCCCGCCGCCGCCGGCACCCACCGCTCGGACTGCCCGAGCTGCTGGTAGTAACCCTGGTCGGTCAGCCGGTACAGCGTGACCGTCACCGTCTCGTCGTAGCGGGCGTTCGCCACCGACACCTTGATCTGCTTGGTCTCGTCCACCCGCGCCTTGGCCGGCACGACGAAGTCCGACAGCGACACGTCGTGCGTCTCGACCTTCAGCGTGGTCGCGCCGGTTCCGGTGCGGCCGTCGGCGGTCGAGCCGGTCACCTCGACCCGGTATTCGCCGTCCGCGACGTAGCGGTGCGTGATGGGCGCGCCGGTGATGGGGGCCGAGCCGCCGTCGCCGAAGCGCACCTCGCCGCGCACGAAGTCGCGGCGGAGGCTGTCGCCCGTGTACGGGGTCAGGGTGACGTCGTCGTAGACCGTCGGGGTGTCGGGGTACGTGCCGATCCACGGCGACAGCGGCGGCGCCACCTCGAGTTCGATGTTGTACAGCGACGCGGCATCGGCGTCGTCGGCGACGCGGATCTGGTACGTCTCCCCGGCGACGCCGTCGAACACGGCCGGCCGCCGGTCGCCCGAAGCCACGCAGTCCACTTCGGACAGCGCGTCCGGTGCGGTGCCCCGGTACACCGTGATGCCAGGACCCCAGTCGTACATGGCCAGCACGCTCACCGCCCGGGTGCGGTCCGGGGTGAACCGGAACCACACGGACCGCTCGGCGGCCGGGTCGCAGCTCGGCCGGACCTCGCCGGGCTCGGCCGAAGCCACCGTCAGGTCCCCGGCGTACTGCCCGGGCACCGCGACCGCCACGCCGTCCGCGAAGCCGTCGTTCGGCGCCGGCGGCACCGCCGCGAAGTCCACGGTCAGGTCGCCCTGGTTGTACTGCTGGGCGAGCAGGACGTGGTAGGTCGTCCCGGCGGTGGCGTGGAACGTCGCCGTGCCGGGGTTGCTCCACGCCGCGCAGGCGCCCGGCACCGGGGTCAGCGCGCCGCGGTCGCCGGTGTAGACCGCGACGAACGGCCGGGCCGAAGTGCCGGACGACGGCGTCACGCGGACGAGCGCGTCCGCGGCGGCGGTGTAGTCGTACCAGACGTTCCAGGTGGTGTAGGTCCCGCACGGCGACGGGTCGCCGGGCGCGGTCGTCGCCTCGCGGGCGTCCTGGGACGCCGTGAACGGCAGCGCGGTGACGGCGGTGGCGGAGCCGAAGTCGTCGTTGGACGGCGCGGCCGCGTGGGCGACGCCGGGTGCGAACAGCGCGGCCGTGACGGCCACGAGGCCCGCGATGAGCGGGCGGACGGACGGTTTCATGGTGTTCCCCCTGGTCAGACGGCGGTGATGCGCGTGGCGGGCGGCTTGACGGTGGTGGCGAGCGAGATCACCTGGTTGTCCGCCGGGTAGGCGTCGTCCACCGGGTACTGCAGCCGGGCCTCCGCGCGGAACGCGACCTTGCCGGACAACGTGTCCGCGGGACTGAAGGTGTAGG of Amycolatopsis solani contains these proteins:
- a CDS encoding exonuclease domain-containing protein, whose protein sequence is MKPAHGYAVVDTETTGILTGWHHRVAEIAVVHVDPHGNVTDEWVTLVNPDRDLGPQAIHGIRASDARRAPRFEDLTGELVERLSGRVVVAHNWAFDAMHLRAEFGRLGIDTPFETDAGLCTMRAAGRARLGSGRSLIDCCAAARLPERSWHTALDDARGAGDLLGFFLRTAPNAVAATEAQLRAASWDWPRLDRSAVRTVQRTAVGHVEPHFLARLVERLPRDGEPAVDAYFAMLDDALLDRQISATEGDALVEVAHDLGLHKNEVVALHLSYLRDLAREAWADQVVTDEERNDLLTVATLLALDPGIVATMIDEERDAVRVPAPRDTRKVGGLTLRPGDKVVLTGDMHRGRAEIVAEAAAAGIRVTTSVSRQTRVLAAADPDSMSGKAKRARECGVPVVSEAAFLRALARLA
- a CDS encoding DUF6218 family protein, with protein sequence MTDLTMVEPFERLEALRAPGSAVLCVGTGDHEAESLAIWHVSPGGEPTGAWIVPVTEAFTSTETARRLLTLVERRAIAAVHADELPEWLKRLTAAAESGIEDGWWQRQLFSPVDAFREAARRRRQYDLTVEAARKESKTITPLEWTHDLPLDTEIEDFASLQRVARISAAPGTPVVSEVLSIARTLRWLLAVWAETEQVKGRRRYVQAAHGDAEPLPPGWLAAVQAAGSNRLPL
- a CDS encoding DUF4231 domain-containing protein → MNSRSPRAGDAVDPWDEPDPALAVALRELSWYRRNADYNRLANRVTEVVLLLGSAATTVAAALGATAWVTAVLAATTLVVTGLRRSFDWHENWVEFIARWSELRSVVHQYRLQPEDRRGEAERRALLAAVDEVVASETQRWASRRRKLQESTSRS